In Sulfurimonas sp. hsl 1-7, the genomic window TGTGCGTACACAGTGGTACATGTACCATCATTTCATTATAGATAAATTCTTTCATACTCATTATTCCTTTTTACATATAAACTTATAAACTAATGATAAATAAGGGGCTCAGAACGAAGTGAGGATTCACCCCCGTTTTATTATTAGTTTATAAGTCCTTTAAACCCACCGCGATTTTATCTACTTTTGGATTAATTTTACTTAATATTGATATAATTACAAAATATTTAAGCTAAAGGTATAAAATGGACTTAAACAAAATTAGAAAATTTTGCAGAGTGTTTCGCATAGTTGTTGGACTAGCTCTAATTATTACAGGTGTTATTCTAGATAATGCATGGTTCTATTTAGGTGTACTTCCTCTTCTTGCAGGACTTACAAATTTCTGTCCCCTTTGTATCATTTCAAAAAAATGTGATTTACCACAAGAGAAGCAGGAATAATTATGAGCCAAATTTCTTATAAAGACGCAGGTGTAGATATAGATGCTGGAAACAGCTTTGTTGAAAATATTAAACCATTAGTAAAAGCTACTAAAGTTGATGGTGTAATTGGTGGCATTGGTTCATTTGCCGGTGCA contains:
- a CDS encoding YgaP family membrane protein gives rise to the protein MDLNKIRKFCRVFRIVVGLALIITGVILDNAWFYLGVLPLLAGLTNFCPLCIISKKCDLPQEKQE